Proteins encoded in a region of the Agromyces protaetiae genome:
- a CDS encoding NUDIX domain-containing protein, giving the protein MPVVSAGLLLVRWARTDASRTTATALEVFIAHMGGPFWARKREGAWSIPKGEFDPATEDPLAAARREFAEELGVPAPEGEPIDLGEFRYSSGKRLRVFVLETPTFELAEVVSNTFELEWPPRSGRRQSFPEIDDARWAGLEEARPLLVAGQRPVLDAALRAVT; this is encoded by the coding sequence ATGCCGGTCGTGAGCGCGGGCCTGCTGCTGGTCCGGTGGGCGCGGACGGATGCCTCGCGCACGACCGCGACCGCGCTCGAGGTGTTCATCGCGCACATGGGCGGGCCGTTCTGGGCGCGCAAGCGCGAGGGCGCCTGGTCGATCCCCAAGGGCGAGTTCGACCCCGCGACCGAGGATCCGCTCGCCGCGGCTCGCCGGGAGTTCGCCGAAGAGCTCGGCGTGCCCGCCCCCGAGGGCGAGCCGATCGATCTCGGCGAGTTCCGCTACAGCTCGGGCAAGCGGCTGCGCGTGTTCGTGCTCGAGACGCCCACGTTCGAGCTGGCCGAGGTCGTCAGCAACACCTTCGAGCTCGAGTGGCCGCCGCGCTCGGGCCGACGTCAGTCGTTCCCCGAGATCGACGACGCCCGTTGGGCCGGCCTCGAGGAGGCCCGACCGCTGCTCGTCGCCGGCCAGCGCCCCGTGCTCGACGCGGCGCTTCGCGCCGTCACCTGA
- a CDS encoding SDR family oxidoreductase has product MADIVIIGGHGKVALKLERLLAERGDRVDAIIRNPEHAGDIEAAGANPVVADIELLDVDGLAELFAGHDAVVWSAGAGGGNPARTIAVDRDAAIRTMAAAERAGVPRYVMVSYFDSPDRSVPDDNPFRHYAEAKADADEHLATSSLDWTILGPGRLTDDPGTGTIDAEAAESGAVSRDDVAAVAAAVLGDDRSIGRTIRFTAGDTPIAEAVAGA; this is encoded by the coding sequence ATGGCAGACATCGTGATCATCGGCGGCCACGGCAAGGTCGCACTCAAGCTCGAACGACTGCTCGCCGAACGGGGTGATCGGGTCGACGCGATCATCCGCAACCCCGAGCACGCGGGCGACATCGAGGCGGCCGGCGCGAACCCCGTCGTCGCTGACATCGAGCTGCTCGACGTCGACGGGCTCGCCGAACTCTTCGCGGGGCACGACGCCGTCGTGTGGTCGGCCGGGGCCGGCGGGGGGAACCCGGCGCGCACGATCGCCGTCGACCGCGACGCCGCGATCCGCACCATGGCCGCGGCCGAGCGCGCGGGCGTGCCACGGTACGTGATGGTCTCGTACTTCGACTCACCCGACCGCTCGGTGCCCGACGACAACCCGTTCCGCCACTACGCCGAGGCGAAAGCCGACGCCGACGAGCATCTCGCGACGTCGAGCCTCGATTGGACGATCCTGGGGCCCGGTCGGCTGACCGACGATCCGGGCACGGGCACGATCGACGCCGAGGCTGCCGAGAGCGGCGCGGTCTCGCGCGACGACGTCGCGGCCGTGGCTGCCGCCGTGCTCGGCGACGACCGCAGCATCGGCCGGACCATTCGCTTCACCGCGGGCGACACGCCCATCGCCGAGGCCGTCGCGGGCGCCTGA
- a CDS encoding TerC family protein, with amino-acid sequence MDFSLEFTPDLIAVFLTLFVLEVVLGVDNVIFISILAAKLPVEQQAKARNLGLTLAMLMRVVLVIFAGWIITLKTDLFEIFGLGFSGRDLILIAGGLFLVYKAVHEIHQKLEGVEEHGAGKAAVASFGSVIAQILVLDLVFSLDSVITAVGMTENLVVIITVVVLSFGIMLFAARYIFAFVNAHPTVKMLALAFLLLIGVFLIADGFGVKIDKALIYGPMAFAIFVEALNLIAAKRKAKRLQQEREPVRLHTAYPVDAEVEAVHAATSRDPESGAVGLSRRPVTGVTRDGDGHQEPRGLG; translated from the coding sequence ATGGACTTCTCCCTGGAATTCACACCCGACCTCATCGCGGTGTTCCTCACGCTGTTCGTGCTGGAGGTCGTGCTCGGCGTCGACAACGTCATCTTCATCTCGATCCTCGCGGCCAAGCTCCCGGTCGAACAGCAGGCGAAGGCCCGGAACCTCGGTCTCACGCTCGCGATGCTCATGCGCGTCGTCCTCGTGATCTTCGCGGGCTGGATCATCACGCTCAAGACCGACCTGTTCGAGATCTTCGGGCTCGGGTTCTCGGGGAGAGATCTGATCCTCATCGCCGGTGGGTTGTTCCTCGTCTACAAGGCCGTGCACGAGATCCATCAGAAGCTGGAGGGCGTCGAAGAACACGGCGCCGGCAAGGCCGCGGTCGCGAGCTTCGGCTCGGTCATCGCGCAGATCCTCGTCCTCGACCTCGTCTTCTCGCTGGACTCGGTGATCACGGCGGTCGGCATGACCGAGAACCTGGTCGTGATCATCACGGTCGTGGTGCTCTCGTTCGGCATCATGCTCTTCGCGGCGCGGTACATCTTCGCGTTCGTGAACGCGCACCCGACGGTCAAGATGCTCGCGCTCGCGTTCCTCCTGCTCATCGGCGTGTTCCTCATCGCCGACGGGTTCGGGGTGAAGATCGACAAGGCCCTCATCTACGGGCCGATGGCGTTCGCGATCTTCGTCGAGGCGCTGAACCTGATCGCGGCGAAGCGCAAGGCGAAGCGGCTGCAGCAGGAACGCGAACCGGTACGCCTGCACACCGCGTATCCGGTCGACGCCGAAGTCGAGGCCGTGCACGCCGCGACCTCGCGCGACCCCGAGTCGGGCGCAGTCGGCCTGTCGCGGAGGCCCGTCACGGGTGTGACCCGCGACGGTGACGGCCACCAGGAGCCGCGCGGGCTCGGCTGA
- a CDS encoding PHP domain-containing protein, which produces MDAAEALDEIASLLERELASSYKSKAYRRAAEIVRGIPSDELAARIADGRLRRTPGIGDSTYTVIVDAAAGRVPDKLATLREEAGGGHRTGLAATLRGDLHSHSEWSDGTTSIQAMARGAAAVGLEWVVLSDHSPSLRVANGLSAERLAEQLEIVEALNADADLGIRILPGIEVDILEDGSLDQTPEMLERLDVVVASVHSKLRAPERDMTRRMLRAIADPHTNVLGHCTGRLVKGSRGTRPQSSFDAAAVFAACAEHDVAVEINSRPEREDPPDELIAQAFAAGCRFSIDSDAHAPGHFAFLELGAARAERAGIPADRIVTTWDVDRLLEWSHRKR; this is translated from the coding sequence ATGGACGCCGCCGAAGCCCTCGACGAGATCGCGAGCCTGCTGGAGCGCGAGCTCGCGTCCTCCTACAAATCGAAGGCCTACCGGCGCGCCGCCGAGATCGTGCGCGGCATCCCCTCGGACGAGCTCGCCGCCCGCATCGCCGACGGACGGCTGCGACGCACGCCGGGCATCGGCGACTCCACCTACACGGTCATCGTCGACGCCGCCGCGGGGCGCGTGCCCGACAAGCTCGCGACCCTCCGCGAGGAGGCCGGCGGCGGCCATCGCACCGGACTCGCGGCCACGCTGAGGGGCGACCTGCATTCGCACTCGGAATGGTCCGACGGCACGACGAGCATCCAGGCCATGGCGCGCGGCGCAGCCGCGGTCGGGCTCGAGTGGGTCGTGCTCTCCGACCACTCCCCCAGCCTCAGGGTCGCGAACGGGCTCTCGGCCGAGCGGCTCGCCGAACAGCTCGAGATCGTCGAGGCGCTGAACGCCGACGCCGACCTCGGCATCCGGATCCTGCCCGGCATCGAGGTCGACATCCTCGAAGACGGTTCCCTCGACCAGACGCCCGAGATGCTCGAACGCCTCGACGTGGTCGTCGCGAGCGTGCACTCCAAGCTCCGCGCACCCGAGCGGGACATGACCCGACGGATGCTCCGGGCGATCGCCGACCCGCACACGAACGTGCTCGGGCACTGCACGGGCCGGCTCGTGAAGGGCTCACGAGGCACGCGGCCGCAGTCGTCGTTCGACGCGGCCGCCGTGTTCGCGGCGTGCGCCGAGCACGACGTCGCCGTCGAGATCAACTCGCGACCCGAGCGCGAGGACCCGCCGGACGAGCTGATCGCTCAGGCGTTCGCGGCGGGCTGCCGGTTCAGCATCGACTCGGACGCGCATGCGCCCGGGCACTTCGCCTTCCTCGAGCTCGGCGCCGCCCGCGCGGAGCGCGCAGGCATCCCGGCCGACCGCATCGTGACGACCTGGGACGTGGATCGCCTGCTCGAGTGGAGCCACCGCAAGCGCTGA
- a CDS encoding DUF1540 domain-containing protein: protein MTMTLDELPAVAECSVSGCSYNDHSHCHAAAVTIAGVPGDAECATFIPLGAKGGLDKVVAHVGACQRAECVHNASLECTAPAVRIGPGAEEADCLTYEQRAS from the coding sequence ATGACCATGACGCTCGACGAACTGCCCGCCGTTGCCGAGTGTTCGGTGAGTGGCTGCTCCTACAACGACCACTCGCACTGCCACGCTGCCGCGGTCACGATCGCCGGCGTGCCCGGCGACGCGGAGTGTGCGACGTTCATCCCGCTCGGCGCCAAAGGCGGGCTCGACAAGGTCGTCGCGCACGTCGGTGCCTGCCAGCGCGCCGAATGCGTGCACAACGCGAGCCTCGAGTGCACGGCGCCGGCCGTGCGGATCGGCCCCGGAGCCGAAGAGGCCGACTGTCTCACCTACGAGCAGCGCGCGAGCTGA